The following coding sequences are from one Litorilinea aerophila window:
- the rpsJ gene encoding 30S ribosomal protein S10 yields MAKQRIRIKLKAYDHRVLDASVRQIVDAAEQTGAQVVGPVPLPTRIEKFTVMRSTFIDKDSREQFEIRTHKRLIDVLDPGSKTIENLTRLNLPAGVDIEIKL; encoded by the coding sequence AAAGCCTACGATCATCGGGTGTTGGATGCCTCTGTCCGGCAGATCGTGGATGCTGCTGAACAGACTGGCGCCCAGGTCGTTGGTCCAGTCCCCCTGCCGACCCGGATCGAGAAGTTCACGGTCATGCGGTCCACGTTCATCGACAAGGACAGCCGGGAGCAGTTCGAGATCCGCACCCACAAGCGCCTGATCGACGTCCTCGATCCGGGCAGCAAGACGATTGAAAACCTGACCCGGCTGAATCTGCCGGCAGGCGTCGATATCGAAATTAAACTGTAG
- the rplC gene encoding 50S ribosomal protein L3 — MMRGILGKKVGMTQLFDESGVAIPVTVIEAGPCYVTQVKTAETDGYNAVQIGFEEVAERKLTKGQKGHLQKAGTPLLRRLRELRYAEPPTLSLGDVIKADVFEEGERVDVIGVSKGRGFAGAVKRHGFAGGPKTHGQSDRHRATGSRGAGTTPGHTFPGTKAPGHMGNARVTVQNLQVALVDPERNLIAVKGAVPGPRGGLVLVREAVKKANKKKRR; from the coding sequence ATGATGCGAGGAATTCTTGGCAAAAAAGTAGGGATGACCCAGCTCTTCGATGAGAGCGGTGTGGCCATCCCGGTAACCGTTATCGAGGCCGGCCCCTGCTATGTGACCCAGGTCAAGACGGCGGAGACCGATGGGTATAACGCCGTCCAGATCGGCTTCGAAGAAGTGGCAGAGCGCAAGCTCACCAAGGGCCAAAAGGGCCATCTCCAAAAGGCCGGCACTCCGCTTCTGCGCCGGCTGCGGGAGTTGCGCTATGCCGAGCCCCCGACCCTCTCCTTGGGGGATGTGATTAAGGCCGACGTTTTTGAAGAAGGCGAACGGGTAGACGTGATCGGCGTCTCCAAGGGCCGTGGTTTCGCCGGCGCGGTCAAGCGACACGGCTTTGCTGGCGGTCCCAAGACCCATGGCCAGTCGGACCGTCATCGCGCCACCGGTTCCCGCGGCGCGGGCACGACCCCCGGCCATACCTTCCCGGGCACCAAGGCGCCAGGTCACATGGGCAACGCACGGGTCACCGTTCAGAATTTGCAGGTGGCCCTGGTGGACCCAGAGCGCAATCTGATCGCCGTCAAAGGTGCTGTTCCCGGCCCGCGTGGCGGCCTCGTGCTGGTGCGTGAAGCTGTGAAGAAGGCAAACAAGAAGAAGAGGAGATAG
- the rplD gene encoding 50S ribosomal protein L4 translates to MLLPVKDMAGNQIGELEVSDLVFGAPINRPLMHQALVRQLSNARLGTHKTKTRGEVSGGGRKPWRQKGTGRARQGSIRAPHWVGGGTVFGPRPRKYIKDMPKKMHRAALRSALSVKASAGQIVVLDQLTMEQPKTKAMVALLEALGLNGQRVLLVLPEKDEVVQLSARNLPEVKSLLSGYLNIRDLLGYDVLLMTREAVAHVEEWLGADVAGQSTAAVAEAEE, encoded by the coding sequence ATGTTGCTGCCTGTGAAAGATATGGCCGGGAACCAGATCGGGGAATTGGAGGTCAGCGACCTGGTTTTTGGGGCGCCCATCAACCGGCCCCTCATGCACCAGGCGTTGGTCCGTCAGCTCTCCAACGCACGACTGGGCACCCATAAGACCAAGACCCGAGGCGAGGTTTCTGGCGGTGGCCGGAAGCCCTGGCGCCAGAAGGGGACCGGTCGGGCCCGACAGGGTTCCATCCGTGCGCCCCATTGGGTCGGCGGCGGGACGGTCTTCGGCCCCCGACCGCGCAAATACATCAAGGACATGCCCAAGAAGATGCACCGGGCTGCCCTGCGCAGTGCCCTTTCGGTGAAGGCCAGCGCCGGCCAGATTGTGGTGCTGGACCAGCTGACCATGGAGCAGCCCAAGACCAAGGCCATGGTGGCCCTGTTGGAGGCCCTGGGGCTGAATGGGCAGCGGGTGCTACTGGTATTGCCCGAAAAGGACGAAGTGGTGCAGCTGAGCGCCCGCAACCTCCCCGAGGTGAAATCCCTGCTGAGCGGGTACCTGAACATCCGGGACCTGCTGGGCTATGATGTCCTGCTCATGACCCGGGAGGCTGTGGCCCACGTGGAAGAGTGGCTGGGTGCTGATGTGGCCGGACAGAGCACAGCCGCGGTAGCCGAGGCGGAGGAATAA
- the rplW gene encoding 50S ribosomal protein L23 — MHVYEVIRRPIITEKSMIAAEDENKYVFEVDMRANKLQVKDAVEVAFGVTVEDVRIAVMPAKTRRRGRRVMIRKPKWKKAIVTLAPGESIQLFEGV; from the coding sequence ATGCACGTTTACGAAGTGATTCGGCGGCCCATCATTACGGAAAAGAGCATGATTGCAGCCGAAGACGAAAACAAATACGTCTTCGAAGTCGACATGCGGGCCAACAAACTTCAGGTGAAGGACGCCGTAGAGGTTGCCTTCGGGGTGACAGTGGAGGATGTGCGCATCGCCGTCATGCCGGCCAAGACCCGGCGGCGGGGGCGACGCGTCATGATTCGGAAGCCCAAGTGGAAAAAGGCCATTGTCACGCTGGCACCGGGCGAGTCCATCCAGCTGTTTGAAGGGGTTTAA
- the rplB gene encoding 50S ribosomal protein L2 produces MAIKIYRPTSPGRRGMSVSAFDDITRKEPERSLLAPLRKKGGRNSRGVVTVRHRGGGHKRRYRIIDFRRDNFGIPGRVESIEYDPNRSARIALVVFQNGERRYILAPVGLNVGDTVMSGPDADIRPGNALPIRLIPLGTTIHNIELYPGRGGQLVRSAGNAAQLVAKEGAMAQVRLPSGEVRYIDMNCLATIGQVSNPDHANITLGKAGRKRWLGRRPAVRGVAMDPASHPHGGGEGRSPIGMPGPKTPWGKPALGKKTRRNKRTSKYIVRRRGGGKK; encoded by the coding sequence ATGGCTATCAAAATTTACCGACCCACATCGCCCGGGCGCCGGGGCATGAGCGTCTCGGCCTTTGATGACATCACCCGCAAAGAGCCGGAGCGATCCCTGCTGGCCCCCCTGCGCAAGAAGGGTGGGCGCAACAGCCGCGGGGTCGTGACCGTCCGCCACCGGGGTGGCGGCCATAAGCGGCGCTATCGCATCATCGACTTCCGGCGGGACAACTTCGGCATCCCCGGGCGGGTGGAATCCATTGAGTACGATCCCAACCGCAGCGCCCGCATCGCCCTGGTGGTCTTCCAGAATGGCGAGCGGCGTTACATCCTGGCGCCGGTGGGGTTGAACGTGGGCGACACGGTCATGTCCGGGCCTGATGCCGACATCCGGCCGGGGAATGCCCTGCCCATTCGTCTCATCCCGTTGGGTACCACCATCCACAACATCGAGCTCTATCCGGGCCGGGGTGGTCAGCTGGTGCGCAGTGCAGGCAACGCGGCCCAACTGGTGGCCAAAGAAGGGGCCATGGCCCAGGTTCGCCTGCCCAGCGGGGAGGTGCGCTACATCGACATGAACTGCCTGGCCACCATCGGCCAGGTTTCCAACCCGGATCACGCCAACATCACCCTCGGCAAGGCCGGGCGGAAGCGCTGGCTGGGCCGGCGGCCGGCCGTGCGCGGCGTGGCTATGGATCCGGCTTCCCATCCCCATGGCGGTGGCGAAGGCCGCTCGCCCATCGGGATGCCTGGGCCGAAGACACCCTGGGGCAAGCCTGCCCTGGGCAAGAAAACCCGGCGCAACAAGCGCACCAGTAAGTACATTGTGCGTCGTCGCGGTGGTGGAAAGAAGTAG
- the rpsS gene encoding 30S ribosomal protein S19: MSRSLKKGPYVAPKLLKKIEEMNRKGERKVIKTWSRASTIFPQFVGHTIAVHDGRRHVPVYITENMVGHKLGEFAPTRFFRGHIKSEKSTRARR, translated from the coding sequence ATGTCTCGTTCACTGAAAAAGGGGCCATACGTTGCCCCCAAGCTGCTCAAGAAAATCGAAGAGATGAATCGGAAGGGAGAGCGCAAGGTGATCAAAACCTGGTCCCGCGCCTCCACCATCTTCCCACAATTTGTCGGCCACACCATCGCCGTTCATGACGGACGCCGCCATGTTCCTGTCTACATCACCGAAAACATGGTCGGCCACAAGCTGGGCGAATTTGCGCCGACGCGGTTCTTCCGGGGCCACATCAAATCTGAAAAGAGCACCCGGGCTCGCCGGTAG
- the rplV gene encoding 50S ribosomal protein L22 → MQVQAVTKYTGISAQKARLVVDEVRGKRAQDALVQLQFMPQAAAKVVAKTIKSALANATENYGLEAEDMYIAKIVADEAPRRRWRRFGARGRFKPWIRRSSHITVVLEERVAGES, encoded by the coding sequence ATGCAAGTGCAAGCAGTGACCAAATATACGGGGATCAGCGCACAGAAGGCCAGGCTGGTCGTTGACGAAGTGCGGGGGAAACGCGCCCAAGACGCGTTGGTACAGCTTCAGTTCATGCCCCAGGCAGCGGCGAAAGTGGTGGCCAAAACCATCAAGAGCGCCCTGGCCAACGCCACGGAAAACTACGGCCTGGAGGCGGAGGACATGTACATCGCCAAGATCGTGGCCGATGAAGCTCCCCGCCGCCGTTGGCGGCGCTTTGGCGCCCGGGGGCGCTTCAAGCCCTGGATTCGCCGATCCTCCCACATTACCGTCGTGTTGGAAGAACGTGTCGCGGGCGAAAGCTAA
- the rpsC gene encoding 30S ribosomal protein S3 has product MGRKVHPRGFRLGIIKEHRSRWFATGRTYTEQLDEDRMIREVVHADLPRAGISSIEIERQPNQVHVIIDTARPGVIIGRKGASVNQLRSKLQDLTHKKVKIDVREIAKPELDARLVAESIAEQLERRISWKRAMKQAVQKTMRAGGKGIMITVAGRLGGSEMGRVDTVREGQVPRHTLRADIDYGTAEANTTFGVIGVKVWIYHGEVLPGEEYHARYSAEAAS; this is encoded by the coding sequence TTGGGTCGCAAGGTACATCCCAGGGGATTCCGTCTGGGAATCATTAAAGAGCACCGCAGCCGCTGGTTTGCCACCGGCAGGACCTATACCGAACAGCTGGACGAGGATCGAATGATCCGGGAGGTGGTTCACGCGGACCTGCCCAGGGCCGGCATCAGCAGCATCGAAATCGAGCGCCAGCCGAACCAGGTCCATGTGATCATCGACACGGCCCGGCCGGGCGTCATCATCGGCCGCAAGGGCGCCAGCGTTAACCAGCTGCGGTCCAAGTTGCAAGATCTGACCCACAAGAAGGTCAAGATCGATGTGCGGGAGATCGCCAAGCCGGAACTGGACGCCCGCCTGGTGGCCGAAAGCATCGCCGAGCAGTTGGAGCGGCGCATCAGCTGGAAGCGGGCCATGAAACAGGCCGTTCAGAAGACCATGCGTGCCGGTGGCAAGGGCATCATGATCACCGTCGCCGGCCGCCTGGGCGGCAGCGAAATGGGCCGGGTAGATACCGTGCGGGAAGGCCAGGTGCCCCGGCACACCCTGCGGGCCGACATCGACTACGGCACGGCCGAAGCCAACACCACTTTCGGGGTGATCGGCGTCAAAGTCTGGATCTACCACGGCGAAGTGTTGCCGGGTGAGGAATATCACGCACGCTACAGCGCCGAAGCGGCCTCCTGA
- the rplP gene encoding 50S ribosomal protein L16 has product MLMPKRVKYRKQQRGRLKGKAYRGNQIAFGTYGLQAVEPHYVTSRQIEAARRAIVRYIRRGGKLWIRIFPDKPFTKRAAETRMGSGKGNVEYWMAAVKPGRILFEMAGVREEQAREALRLASHKLPMRTQFVAREDHTGS; this is encoded by the coding sequence ATGTTGATGCCAAAACGGGTCAAGTATCGAAAGCAGCAGCGCGGGCGCCTCAAGGGGAAGGCCTACCGGGGCAACCAGATCGCCTTCGGGACCTACGGCCTGCAGGCGGTGGAGCCCCACTACGTGACCAGCCGCCAGATCGAAGCGGCACGTCGGGCCATCGTGCGCTACATCCGCCGGGGCGGCAAGCTCTGGATCCGCATCTTCCCGGATAAGCCCTTCACCAAGCGGGCCGCCGAGACCCGCATGGGCTCCGGTAAGGGGAATGTGGAATACTGGATGGCGGCGGTGAAGCCCGGGCGCATCCTGTTCGAAATGGCAGGGGTGCGGGAGGAACAGGCCCGGGAGGCGTTGCGTCTGGCCTCCCACAAGCTGCCCATGCGGACACAGTTTGTGGCCCGCGAGGACCATACCGGCAGTTGA
- the rpmC gene encoding 50S ribosomal protein L29, giving the protein MKASELRAMTDAELANQLDDLYQELFNLRFQKSTGKLTNTARLGQVRRDIARIKTILRERELAGMSE; this is encoded by the coding sequence ATGAAAGCAAGCGAATTGCGAGCCATGACCGACGCGGAATTGGCCAACCAGTTGGACGACCTGTACCAGGAGTTGTTCAACCTGCGTTTTCAGAAGAGCACCGGCAAACTCACCAACACAGCCCGCCTGGGGCAGGTGCGGCGGGACATCGCCCGCATCAAGACCATCCTGCGGGAACGTGAGTTGGCAGGGATGAGCGAGTGA
- the rpsQ gene encoding 30S ribosomal protein S17, with protein MRERRRTLVGVVTSDKMDKTVVVTVQRITRHPLYGKVIKVNKKYKAHDENNEAREGDLVRICECRPISKEKKFFVQEILERADVV; from the coding sequence ATGCGGGAACGACGAAGGACGCTGGTTGGGGTGGTCACCAGCGATAAGATGGACAAAACCGTGGTCGTCACGGTCCAACGGATCACTCGCCACCCCTTGTACGGCAAGGTGATCAAAGTCAACAAAAAATATAAGGCTCACGACGAGAACAACGAAGCCCGAGAGGGCGATCTGGTGCGCATTTGCGAATGCCGGCCGATCAGTAAGGAAAAAAAGTTCTTCGTCCAGGAGATCCTGGAGCGGGCCGACGTCGTCTAA
- the rplN gene encoding 50S ribosomal protein L14, with the protein MIQQESRLRVADNTGAKELLTIRVKGGSQRRYAAIGDEIVATVKSASPTGSVKKGDIVRAVIVRTRRPLRRADGSYIRFDENAAVIVDDNKNPRGTRIFGPVARELREKGYMRIVSLAPEVL; encoded by the coding sequence ATGATTCAGCAAGAAAGCCGGCTCCGAGTAGCCGATAACACGGGTGCCAAAGAGCTTTTGACCATCCGCGTGAAGGGCGGCAGCCAGCGTCGGTACGCTGCCATCGGGGACGAGATTGTGGCCACGGTGAAGTCGGCCTCCCCCACCGGGAGCGTGAAAAAGGGGGACATCGTGCGCGCCGTGATCGTGCGCACCCGGCGCCCCCTGCGGCGGGCGGATGGCAGCTACATCCGCTTCGACGAGAACGCGGCCGTCATCGTGGACGACAATAAGAACCCCCGGGGCACGCGCATCTTCGGCCCGGTCGCGCGGGAGTTGCGGGAAAAGGGCTACATGCGCATCGTCTCCCTGGCGCCCGAAGTTCTGTGA
- the rplX gene encoding 50S ribosomal protein L24 produces the protein MKVKIKKGDTVEIIAGNDKGYRGQVQQVIRKKRKDGSYDPNRVYVIVSGANMVIKHQRATPNVRTQTGRIEREAPIHISNVMLVGTDGRPTRAGYQVASNGEKIRIDRRTGEPLPSPGESA, from the coding sequence ATGAAGGTCAAGATTAAAAAGGGCGATACGGTGGAGATCATCGCCGGCAACGATAAAGGCTACCGGGGTCAGGTCCAGCAGGTGATCCGCAAGAAGCGGAAGGACGGCAGCTACGACCCCAACCGGGTCTACGTCATTGTCAGCGGTGCCAACATGGTGATCAAGCACCAGCGGGCCACCCCCAATGTGCGAACCCAGACCGGTCGCATCGAGCGGGAGGCGCCCATCCACATCAGCAACGTGATGCTGGTGGGGACCGACGGCCGTCCCACCCGGGCTGGCTACCAGGTGGCCTCCAACGGGGAGAAGATTCGCATCGACCGCCGGACCGGCGAACCGCTGCCTTCCCCTGGGGAGAGTGCCTGA
- the rplE gene encoding 50S ribosomal protein L5 has protein sequence MSENGKSPRPVPRLKTRYWEEVVPAMMKEFGYRNVMQVPRITKIAVNIGLGEALQNSKALEAASNDLAVMTGQRPVITKARRSIATFKLREGMPIGAKVTLRGDRMWDFLDRLINIVLPRQRDFQGVSPDSFDGRGNYSIGLREQLVFPEIDYDQIDKVRGLEVTIVTTAETDEEARRLLALMDMPFKRS, from the coding sequence ATGAGCGAAAACGGCAAGAGCCCCAGGCCGGTACCTCGACTGAAGACCCGCTACTGGGAGGAAGTGGTGCCGGCCATGATGAAGGAGTTCGGCTATCGTAACGTGATGCAGGTTCCCCGCATCACCAAGATCGCAGTCAACATCGGCCTGGGCGAGGCCCTGCAGAACAGCAAGGCCCTGGAGGCGGCGTCCAACGACCTGGCCGTCATGACCGGCCAGCGACCGGTCATCACCAAGGCCCGGCGCTCCATCGCCACCTTCAAGCTGCGCGAGGGGATGCCCATCGGCGCCAAGGTGACCCTGCGGGGGGATCGCATGTGGGACTTCCTGGACCGGTTGATCAACATCGTCCTGCCCCGCCAGCGGGATTTTCAGGGCGTCTCCCCCGACTCTTTTGACGGCCGGGGCAACTACAGCATCGGCCTGCGGGAGCAGCTGGTCTTCCCGGAGATCGACTACGATCAGATCGACAAGGTGCGTGGCCTGGAGGTGACCATTGTCACCACTGCCGAGACCGATGAAGAGGCCCGCCGCCTGCTGGCCTTGATGGACATGCCCTTCAAGCGTTCCTAA
- a CDS encoding type Z 30S ribosomal protein S14: MAKKSMIAREKKRKYAVRVRNRCKMCGRPRGYMRRFGLCRICFRHEALKGNLPGVVKSSW, translated from the coding sequence GTGGCGAAGAAGTCCATGATTGCTCGTGAGAAGAAGCGCAAGTACGCCGTCCGGGTGCGCAACCGCTGCAAGATGTGTGGCCGGCCCCGGGGCTACATGCGCCGCTTTGGCCTGTGCCGGATCTGCTTCCGACATGAGGCCCTCAAGGGCAACCTGCCGGGCGTCGTCAAGTCCAGCTGGTAA
- the rpsH gene encoding 30S ribosomal protein S8, which translates to MVTDPIADMLTRIRNACMVQHRQVAMPASKLKIGIARILKEEGFIEDYTVTGDSPQPNLVLTLKYTGRGAPVINGLERVSKPGRRVYTGYREIPWVRSGLGINIISTPKGLLTGRQARREKVGGEILCNIW; encoded by the coding sequence ATGGTTACCGATCCTATTGCGGATATGCTGACTCGCATCCGCAACGCCTGCATGGTGCAACACCGGCAGGTGGCTATGCCTGCCTCCAAGCTCAAGATCGGCATCGCCCGTATCTTGAAGGAGGAAGGCTTTATCGAAGACTACACCGTGACCGGGGACAGCCCCCAGCCCAATCTGGTGCTGACCTTGAAGTACACGGGGCGCGGCGCGCCGGTGATCAACGGCCTGGAACGGGTCAGCAAGCCCGGTCGCCGGGTCTACACCGGTTATCGGGAGATCCCCTGGGTCCGGAGTGGCCTGGGCATCAACATCATCTCTACGCCCAAGGGGTTGCTGACGGGGCGCCAGGCCCGGCGCGAGAAGGTCGGCGGCGAGATTCTCTGTAACATCTGGTGA
- the rplF gene encoding 50S ribosomal protein L6 translates to MSRIGRKPIPVPANVTVKVEKGNRVTVTGPKGTLEAQLSPAMEIVQEDGQIIVKRPSDSRHHRAQHGLTRSLLNNMVVGVTQGFSKKLEIHGVGYRAEKQGDNLVLQVGKSHPVIFRPPTKDITFEVDRDGRSLVVSGIDKCAVGELAAVIRKTRPPEPYKGKGIRYEGEYVRMKAGKAGKASR, encoded by the coding sequence ATGTCACGCATAGGACGCAAGCCGATTCCGGTACCGGCCAACGTCACCGTCAAAGTGGAAAAGGGAAACCGGGTGACGGTGACTGGGCCCAAGGGGACGCTCGAGGCGCAGCTCAGCCCCGCCATGGAGATCGTCCAGGAAGACGGCCAGATCATTGTGAAGCGCCCCAGCGATTCCCGCCACCACCGGGCCCAACATGGCCTGACCCGTTCTTTGCTGAACAACATGGTGGTGGGCGTGACCCAGGGCTTCTCCAAGAAACTGGAGATCCACGGCGTCGGCTATCGAGCTGAAAAGCAGGGCGACAACCTGGTCTTGCAGGTGGGTAAAAGCCATCCGGTGATCTTCCGCCCGCCGACCAAGGACATCACCTTCGAAGTGGACCGGGATGGCCGCTCGCTGGTCGTCTCGGGGATTGACAAGTGCGCGGTGGGTGAGCTGGCTGCCGTGATCCGCAAGACCCGCCCCCCGGAGCCCTACAAGGGCAAGGGGATCCGCTACGAAGGCGAGTATGTGCGGATGAAGGCGGGCAAGGCCGGCAAGGCGAGCCGCTAA
- the rplR gene encoding 50S ribosomal protein L18, with translation MAKENRAQARKRRHRRVRRKVFGTPERPRLNVYRSLYQIYAQIIDDTTGTTLVSASTLDRALRSELASLDPQSRARAVGRALAERARAKGIEKVVFDRGGYPYHGRVKALAEGSREGGLVF, from the coding sequence ATGGCCAAGGAAAATCGTGCACAGGCGCGCAAACGTCGCCACCGCCGTGTTCGGCGCAAGGTCTTTGGGACCCCTGAGCGCCCGCGGCTGAACGTCTATCGCAGCCTGTATCAAATCTACGCCCAGATCATCGACGACACCACCGGGACGACCCTGGTTTCCGCCTCCACCCTGGACCGGGCGCTGCGCAGCGAGCTGGCTTCCCTGGATCCCCAATCCAGGGCCCGTGCTGTGGGGCGGGCCCTGGCGGAGCGAGCCCGGGCCAAGGGAATTGAAAAGGTCGTCTTCGACCGAGGCGGCTATCCCTACCACGGCCGTGTCAAGGCCCTGGCCGAGGGGAGCCGGGAAGGTGGACTCGTTTTCTGA
- the rpsE gene encoding 30S ribosomal protein S5, with amino-acid sequence MARGDRRDNRRERRKDREREEREELDERVVHIARTAKVVKGGRRFAFRAVVVVGDQKGRVGVGVGKAREVPDAIRKASERARKSMAQIPLLGTTIPHAIEANFGAGKVLLKPASPGTGVIAGGGVRAVVEACGIKDLLSKSLGSDNILNVVQATFAALKQLQDFRVEAERRGVDPRHLAPFWYKEEMHG; translated from the coding sequence ATGGCACGTGGAGATCGACGGGATAATCGACGGGAAAGACGGAAGGACCGGGAACGGGAGGAGCGCGAAGAGCTAGACGAGCGCGTCGTCCATATCGCCCGCACGGCCAAGGTGGTCAAAGGAGGGCGACGCTTTGCCTTCCGGGCCGTGGTTGTGGTCGGGGATCAGAAGGGCCGCGTCGGCGTGGGCGTTGGGAAAGCCCGAGAAGTGCCCGATGCCATTCGCAAGGCCTCGGAGCGGGCCCGCAAGAGCATGGCCCAGATTCCGCTGCTGGGGACCACCATTCCCCATGCCATTGAGGCCAACTTCGGCGCTGGCAAAGTCCTGCTGAAGCCGGCCAGCCCCGGCACCGGCGTGATCGCCGGCGGCGGTGTCCGCGCGGTGGTGGAAGCCTGCGGCATCAAGGATCTGCTGAGCAAGTCCCTGGGGAGTGACAACATCCTCAACGTGGTGCAGGCCACCTTCGCCGCCCTGAAGCAGCTCCAGGACTTCCGCGTCGAGGCGGAGCGGCGGGGTGTCGATCCTCGCCACCTGGCGCCCTTCTGGTACAAGGAGGAGATGCATGGCTGA